AATATAATTCCGAAAGATTAACGGTTCCTTTGTTGGTAGGCAGTTCAAGGCTGAAGGCACTGCTTTGTTCATCAATAAGGTACAGAGGTTGCAACGTGTAGGTTTTGTATTTTTTGAGCAATACTTCTTTTACATTTCCTCCCTTGGTACTGAAGGTGACACGCACGTCGTCATTTTCAACCACAATGTCTTGGGCGGTTCCCTGTGCCGCACTTGCAAAATCACCATAGACTGCTTTGGCAGCAACGGAATCTAATTTCTTTAGGGCCGGGGTGGCGGCCGTTGGGCTGGGTTTGTTTTTGGTTTGCTCCGTTGGATTAGGCTTAGCGGGCTCAGGACTCGGGGCTAACAGCTGATACCCAATCAGCATCGTCATGATCAGCGCTAATCCAATGATTTGATTTCTCTCCATTTGTTTGGTTTTGACGTTATATGTTACACGCGTTCCGTTAGCTGTCGATTCGTTTAGTCTCTTTGTGTGAATGACGTTAAGCGGAAACGTTTAACTTTCTTTTTAAAAACGGCTGCAAAGTTAGTGAGTTTTCAAGAAATAGTAGTTGAAGGAAGGATAAGCGGTAGTATTTTAGTGAAAATTTAACCTAAAACATTAAAAAATAAATAATAGGTGAAAATTTTCTTGACACAATCACGTTTTAGAGTTATCATTGCGAAACTTTCCGGCAGTACTGCGGTTGCAATCTAGTTCCTGTTCACCCAAACACCGCCTCTCTTGTTCAGTTTCAGCTTACATTCAGAAAATTTCCCGGTTTGCTCTCTAATTGTTAAACACTTAATAGTCAACGATTTTATTGCGTAAAGATTCTCTTTACTCTCCTCCATTTTATGCTCAGCATTGACGATCTTAACCTCAAGCTCCTGTCCGAGCTACGGGTACTTGCCGAAAAAATCGGTATCAAAGACCAAAACAAGTATTCTAAAAAAGACCTCATTAACCGAATTTTCGAACAGCAAACGGCCTCAGCAACTACCGAAGCTGCCGCACCGCCTAAGCGCATTCGTAAACCAAGCAGCAGTACGCCTGCTCCCACACCTTCTATCCCCGAAACTGTACCCATAGCAGAAGAAAAGCCTGCTGCGCCCGTTGCCCGGGCAGAAGTAAAAGTCGAGAAAAAAGTAGAGCAGGTAGTAAAGCAAACGCCTATTGCCCCCAAGCGTCCTCAGAATCACTCTTTTGGGTCAGATAATTCTGACAAACGTTCTAAACGACAGCGAATACAAAAAGAAAAAGACGAAGAACCTGAACTTTCCTTTTTCAACGCTCCTCAAGCTGCCTCAGTGCCTCAGCCGCAGGAACCCACTGCCATTTCCGAAGAAATGGTTCCGTCTTCATTGATGGAAGAGGGACAGGATTTTGATGATCTTAAAATCGAACTGCCTGAGGAAGAATTTTTAGATACTTCTTTTATTACAGACAGCCTGGAAGCAGAACCGGCAGTCGAGCCTCCCAAGCCCGAGGAACGTCCGCGCGAATACCGCGGGGATGATGTTCACAACAAGATCAAACGGCAGTATAACAACTACGTCAAAGAGTTTGACGGATTGATTGTCAACGAAGGGGTACTCGAAATCATGTCGGATGGCGGATACGGATTCCTGCGTTCGGCTGATTATAATTACCTCGCCAGTCCGGATGACATTTATGTATCACCGTCACAAATCAAACTTTTCGGTTTGAAGACCGGCGACAGTATTCGGGGCTCTGTGCGTCCGCCCAAAGAAGGCGAAAAATATTTTGCCCTGCTGCGTGTGGAAACGGTGAACGGTAAAACGACCGAAGAGATCCGTGATCGTATTCCGTTTGAATACCTGACGCCTTTATTTCCCGAGGAACATATTAAACTGAGCGGTAAAGCCGATAACTACTCCGCACGGGTATTGGATTTATTTGCACCGATTGGAAAAGGACAGCGGGGTATGATCGTGGCGCAGCCCAAAACGGGTAAAACGGTATTGCTGAAAGAAATTGCCAACGCCATTACGCGCAATCATCCCGAGATATACCTCATCATCCTCCTCATTGACGAACGTCCGGAAGAGGTGACCGATATGCAGCGCAGTGTGCGGGCCGAAGTGATTTCGTCTACTTTTGATGAGCAGGCCGACCGCCACGTAAAAGTATCGGGCATGGTGCTTGAAAAAGCTAAACGGATGGTAGAGTGCGGTCACGATGTGGTGATTCTGCTGGACTCCATTACCCGTCTGGCACGGGCTTACAATACTGTGACACCGGCGTCGGGTAAAATCCTGTCGGGTGGGGTGGATGCCAACGCATTGCACAAACCCAAGCGCTTTTTCGGCGCGGCCCGTAACGTGGAGCACGGCGGCTCACTGACCATTATTGCCACGGCGTTGATTGATACCGGTTCTAAAATGGACGAAGTGATCTTTGAAGAATTCAAAGGAACGGGTAACATGGAACTCCAACTTGACCGTCGATTGGCCAACAAACGTATTTATCCGGCCGTTGACGTCATGGCTTCGGGAACGCGTCGCGAAGATTTGTTGCTTGATAAAGAAACACTCCAACGGATGTGGATTCTGCGTAAGCACTTATCAGACATGAACCCCAACGAGGCGATGGACTTCCTGCTCGACCGCATGAAAGGCACCCGAAGCAACGAAGAATTTTTGGTTTCAATGAACCGGTAATTCAACCGATAGTAATTGAACGGGGCTGTCTCATATTTTGAGACAGCCCCGTTTTTTTGATACACAGGTGATATTTTTTACCCAATCAAAAACACCGTAGGTTTTCGGTGCAGATCGTAGGTTTTGGTTTTCCAGTCTTTGATCGAAAGCGTTTTGACGAAGCCGTCGGGAGCGGTCAGGTTGCAGGCGATGCAAAGCCGGGTGGTGAGTTCGCAATGCAGGAGCAGATCTTCCATGACCTGATTATTGCGGTAGGGCGTTTCTATAAACAATTGGGTTTGTTTTCGTGCCATGGCTTCCTTTTCGAGATACTTAATGGTCTTGACCCGTTGGGTGCGCTCAATGGGCAGATACCCGTGAAAGACAAACGATTGTCCGCTCAGGCCGGAGGCCATCAGAGCGAGCAGGAGAGAGGAAGGCCCAACCAGCGGAATGACCTCGATGTTGAGTTGATGCGCCAGTTTGACGGCGATCGCCCCGGGGTCGGCTACGCCCGGACAGCCTGCTTCTGACAGTATTCCGGCATTTTTGCCTTCCTTCATCAATGCCTTCAGTTGAGCCAGTGTTTCGGCTTCGGGTGTTTCTTTGTTGAGGTCATAAAAGGTCAGGTCATCAATGACTTTTCCCAATTTCAGCCCGCCGATAAAACGGCGGGCGCTGCGCAGGTTTTCGGCAAAAAATACCTCCAATTCTTTGACAGTTTCGGGGACTTGGGCGGAGAGTACATCGGCGGAGGTGTCGTCGGCGAGGGGCGTGGGAATGAGGTATAACTTCATTGTAAAAAGGTAACCAATGACTGCACAAATGCTTGGGGCTGTTCGGCCTGTACCCAATGGCTTGCGCCTTCGATGGTGTCAACGGTGGAGTTGGGAAAGAGATGCTGAATGGTAGGAAGGTCTTTATCGCGCACGTAACCCGATTTTTCGCCGCGCATAAACAGCGTCGGTTCGGACACGGTTCGTTGATTGACAAGGTCGTGACCAATGATCTCAATGTTTGCATCAATAACGGGTAAATTGATCCGCCAGGCAAAAGTGCCGTCGTCGTTGCGATAAAGATTTTTGAGTAAAAATTGTCGTACAGAGGCACTTGGCTCATACCCACGCAGAAGTTGATCGGCTTCCGAGCGGCTTTGCAGCGTTGCCAACGGAATGGCTTTCAGGCCCGCCAAAATTTCGGCGTGATGCACCCTGTACGAACGCGGAGCGATATCGACCACAACCAAGTGACTGAACGCGTCGGGATACTGCATGGCGTATTGCATCACGGTTTTTCCGCCCATTGAATGCCCCATTAAGATGGGCTTTTCCAGCCCCTGTTGTTGGATGAACTCGTGCAGATCATCCGCAAGCTCCGGATAGCTGTGCGTATCCGCGTGCGGCGAGCGCCCGTGATTGCGCTGGTCGACGGCGTAGACTGAAAATCCTTGGTCAGCAATTACTTTACTGATGGTGAGCCAATTGTCGCAGGAGCCGAAAAGACCGTGTAAAATAATCAAGGGACGACCGGTCCCGACCTGACGAAAGAAAAGTTGCATGTGGGTTGTATGAAAATCGGTTTGACGTCACTGTTCATGGTACCGATGGAACGAGGGTTAGAAGCCAACGTTTTTGGTTGAAATAACAAAGTTAGTGATTTTGGGGAAGTTTTTCGGAGGAAGATTAGGTCATATAGGTTTTGAAGCCCAAGAGAATAAGCCCGGTTTTAGGGTTATAACTTTCCTCTACACGTTGAGTGGATTGATGGGCAAAGAATAATATTTTAAAGACAAGCCCAAGCTGTCGTTGATTCGGCAGAAGAGACTTGCCTGTCAGTTCATTAGTCCTGCAAATTCAGCACTTTTTTTACTTCGTTATAATCCTTCCAATTCACATGGCCGAGGCGCGCGCCTGTGGCCGGAGGTACGATGACCGCCCGAAATTCTTCATCGACAAAAAATTGGTTTACGTCCACGTCTTTGGAGAATGATACAAAGGCCGAAATTCGGCCCGGTTCCATGGCAAATGAGTACGTTACGTGGGCGTCATTAAAATACGTATCCCAAGGCACGGCATTGACAAAGGCTTTATTGGCGGCGGTGCGGTTGTAAAGAAAAGTCATGCCGCCATCCATCGTTTTTTGGGTCAGGTAGGTCTGAATCACCCCACCCTGCAACCCAATGGTAGAATAGCGTTCGGTTTTGTTGTAGTTGGTAATAAAGGATTGTTTGGAGACCGATACCCAGTTGGTGGAATAAAAGGCTGCACCGCTTGAGGTGCCCGGATCTCCTTTGGGGCCGACGGGACCCTGCGGCCCAACGGGCCCCGGTTCTCCCTGTGTGCCCGAGCAGGCAGAAACAAAAAGGGCCAGTGCAATGACTAAATAAGCGTACATTTTCATAGTGTTAGAGAGCGCCTCTGCCTTCAAAGAGACTTTTTTTAAGTGATTCATATCCTGAAGGCCCTGTAAAAGATATGATGGTTGGATGTAAACGAAATATGCATCATTAACGACGATTTCCGAAAGATATTTAGAATGACTTTGAGAAATCCATATTTTGTTTTATCCGTCTTTCTTCACCCTTTCATAAGTCTTTCCCTCCCAACGTTTTTCTGTCGGGCTATCTTCTTATCTTTGCCCCCAAACCAAAAATCAGAAAAAATGAGTTTAATGAAAGCCTACCCATACCTCTACCGTTGGGCAGAAACGTACGGAAAAGTCGAATTTGGACAATTGCAGGACACCGAAGGATTGGTGCGCTGCATTGATGAAGGTGGAATCGTTTTTGAATCCGCCAAAAAAGTAAAAGACCTGGACGCGGCCCTCAAAATGGCCGAAGAGGCCATTTATGAGTGGTTTGAAGTCAATGACCCCGATGAGTTGGACGATTAACCGGTTTCTTTCGGAAAACGGATACACGAAATAACGGATAACAGATTAACTAATAACAGATAACGGTGTTTGATATTAAACAAAAAGTAGGGGTTTTGGGCGGCGGCCAATTAGGCCTGATGTTGTTGCAGGCCGCCATTGACTGGAATTTGCACGTCAAAATCTTAGACGCGGCCGATGCCCCCTGTGCAGCCATTGCGCCCGAATTTGTGGAGGGCTCTTTGCAGGACTATGAGGCGGTGTATCAATTCGGACAGGATGTAGAGGTAATGACCATCGAGATCGAGAAAGTAAATGTGGATGCTTTGGAGGCGCTCGAACGCGAAGGGAAAAAGGTGTTCCCGCAGCCGAACGTCATTCGATTGATTCAGGATAAGCGTCTGCAAAAGCAGTTTTACCGCGACCACAACCTTCCCACGGCCGACTTTGTGCTGACCGAAAACCGCGCTGATGTCCGAAATCATGCAGCATTTTTGCCCGCATTTCACAAACTGGGAAAAGACGGATACGACGGCAAAGGTGTGCAGCGTATTGCTTCTGTCGATGATTTTGACAAGGCATTTGATTCTCCCGGATTGCTCGAAAAAGCCGTTGACTTCGACAAAGAATTGGCCGTCATTGTCGCCCGGAACGAGCGCGGGGAGGTGGCCACGTTTCCCACGGTAGAGATGGTGTTTCACCCCGAAGCCAACTTGGTCGAATACCTTTTTGCGCCTGCGGATATTTCCAAAGAAATTGAGCAACAGGCCGAGGAACTGGCCAAAAGAACCGCCCAAGCCATCGGAATTGTGGGGCTGCTGGCGGTTGAGATGTTTTTGACCAAAGACGGTCAGGTGCTCATCAATGAAGTGGCCCCGCGCCCGCACAACAGCGGCCACCATACCATTCGCGCCAATTTTACCTCGCAGTTTGAACAGCATTGGCGGGCCATTCTTAACCTTCCATTAGGCGATACCACTGCCTATACCCCCGCCGCCATGGTCAATTTGCTCGGTGAAGAAGGCCATACCGGCCCCGCGCATTATGAAGGCATGGAAGCATTGCTGGCCACTCATGGGGTATTTCCTTTTTTATACGGGAAAAAAATCACGAAACCTTTTCGTAAAATGGGCCATATCACCGTGACCGACAGCGATTTGACACGGCTGAAAGAAAAAGCGGAATGGGTAAAAAATGCCTTGAAAGTGGTGACGAAATAATAATCCACATTTCCGCTGTAAGCAGTTCGTGTTAAATCTCAGGGAAATGATCAGTGAGCCATTGAGGAAGATTGAAATGAACAAACTCACTTATTTTGGCAGGATAATAGCCGGAATACACCAATTCCGTACGATTGTAAGTTACATTAATGAGTTGTAAATGAGCAATGAGAGTGATGTTTTTACGCAGTAAACCAAGCGTATTTTGATACATTTTTCTAATAACGGCAGGCTTTACGCTATGCCCACCTGCTTGCTCACGCAGGAAGGCACGGTCGAGGTAAAGTTGTAAGTCGTTGGTAAAGAAAAGAATAACATGAATATGGTAGTGAGGATGAAATTTTTTCACCCAACGCAAAAAATCGTAGTGGCTGTCAGTGCCGAGATTTAGCTCAACGCCGAAGTGTTAGTACTTTTGCCAACGCCCGGCGGGCCTGCAATGATATACAGAATGGGCATTTACCGAACTGCTTTGATTGTACCGTCAACATATTCGGCTAAGATCTTTCCCTCTTTTTCGTATACAAAAGGCTGGCCTATATTAAAGAGGTGTTGGCGTATCTTTAAAATAGAATTCTTATAAAATTCTTCCCGCTCTTCGGGGGTCATTTCATAAATTGGTTTCTGCAACGTACCCGTAGTGAGAGCAAAATCTATATCGGTAGGTTCTTGAGCAACAGTAGCCATATTGTTGTGCATAATTGTTAATTCAAATCTATTGTTTTTTCCTGAATCTGCTTTTTTATCATTAAAGAAAGGGGCGATTTACAAAAAAGAAAAAGGAGGTGTTTGTGCAGATGATGACCGAACCAAATATCTTTACGTCTCGTTCTGAAAATAGTCGTTTGCGCTTTTAAAGATAACTTTCTACTAAAAAAATGACTCCCAATCTCCCAAAAACCGAACTCAAACGCGTTGTCATTGTGGGCGCGGGGTTCGGTGGGCTTGTGCTGGCGCGTGAGCTTT
Above is a window of Runella slithyformis DSM 19594 DNA encoding:
- a CDS encoding SAM-dependent methyltransferase, with the protein product MKLYLIPTPLADDTSADVLSAQVPETVKELEVFFAENLRSARRFIGGLKLGKVIDDLTFYDLNKETPEAETLAQLKALMKEGKNAGILSEAGCPGVADPGAIAVKLAHQLNIEVIPLVGPSSLLLALMASGLSGQSFVFHGYLPIERTQRVKTIKYLEKEAMARKQTQLFIETPYRNNQVMEDLLLHCELTTRLCIACNLTAPDGFVKTLSIKDWKTKTYDLHRKPTVFLIG
- a CDS encoding collagen-like triple helix repeat-containing protein, which translates into the protein MYAYLVIALALFVSACSGTQGEPGPVGPQGPVGPKGDPGTSSGAAFYSTNWVSVSKQSFITNYNKTERYSTIGLQGGVIQTYLTQKTMDGGMTFLYNRTAANKAFVNAVPWDTYFNDAHVTYSFAMEPGRISAFVSFSKDVDVNQFFVDEEFRAVIVPPATGARLGHVNWKDYNEVKKVLNLQD
- the rho gene encoding transcription termination factor Rho yields the protein MLSIDDLNLKLLSELRVLAEKIGIKDQNKYSKKDLINRIFEQQTASATTEAAAPPKRIRKPSSSTPAPTPSIPETVPIAEEKPAAPVARAEVKVEKKVEQVVKQTPIAPKRPQNHSFGSDNSDKRSKRQRIQKEKDEEPELSFFNAPQAASVPQPQEPTAISEEMVPSSLMEEGQDFDDLKIELPEEEFLDTSFITDSLEAEPAVEPPKPEERPREYRGDDVHNKIKRQYNNYVKEFDGLIVNEGVLEIMSDGGYGFLRSADYNYLASPDDIYVSPSQIKLFGLKTGDSIRGSVRPPKEGEKYFALLRVETVNGKTTEEIRDRIPFEYLTPLFPEEHIKLSGKADNYSARVLDLFAPIGKGQRGMIVAQPKTGKTVLLKEIANAITRNHPEIYLIILLIDERPEEVTDMQRSVRAEVISSTFDEQADRHVKVSGMVLEKAKRMVECGHDVVILLDSITRLARAYNTVTPASGKILSGGVDANALHKPKRFFGAARNVEHGGSLTIIATALIDTGSKMDEVIFEEFKGTGNMELQLDRRLANKRIYPAVDVMASGTRREDLLLDKETLQRMWILRKHLSDMNPNEAMDFLLDRMKGTRSNEEFLVSMNR
- a CDS encoding 5-(carboxyamino)imidazole ribonucleotide synthase, with translation MFDIKQKVGVLGGGQLGLMLLQAAIDWNLHVKILDAADAPCAAIAPEFVEGSLQDYEAVYQFGQDVEVMTIEIEKVNVDALEALEREGKKVFPQPNVIRLIQDKRLQKQFYRDHNLPTADFVLTENRADVRNHAAFLPAFHKLGKDGYDGKGVQRIASVDDFDKAFDSPGLLEKAVDFDKELAVIVARNERGEVATFPTVEMVFHPEANLVEYLFAPADISKEIEQQAEELAKRTAQAIGIVGLLAVEMFLTKDGQVLINEVAPRPHNSGHHTIRANFTSQFEQHWRAILNLPLGDTTAYTPAAMVNLLGEEGHTGPAHYEGMEALLATHGVFPFLYGKKITKPFRKMGHITVTDSDLTRLKEKAEWVKNALKVVTK
- a CDS encoding alpha/beta fold hydrolase; protein product: MQLFFRQVGTGRPLIILHGLFGSCDNWLTISKVIADQGFSVYAVDQRNHGRSPHADTHSYPELADDLHEFIQQQGLEKPILMGHSMGGKTVMQYAMQYPDAFSHLVVVDIAPRSYRVHHAEILAGLKAIPLATLQSRSEADQLLRGYEPSASVRQFLLKNLYRNDDGTFAWRINLPVIDANIEIIGHDLVNQRTVSEPTLFMRGEKSGYVRDKDLPTIQHLFPNSTVDTIEGASHWVQAEQPQAFVQSLVTFLQ